The DNA window AAAAACTTCCAGTCATGATAAAACTGCTTGAAGATTGGAATGTAAAATTAACCGAATGTGCATACATGGGTGACGACATTCTTGATATTGACTGTATGAAGACTTCGAACCTTGGCGCATGTCCAAAAGACTCAGTCCCTGAGGTAATTAAAATTGCCCAATACATTTCACCCTACAATGGTGGAGAAGGATGCGTGAGGGATTTTGTAGAAAAAATCCTTGAGGCAAAAAATTTATGGTAATAAATAAATGGACACCTGGCTAAACCTATGTCGTTGGAAAAACCTGTCCATCATTACGATCACTCAGATTCTTGTATTTTTATACTTAAGCAGAGGAAATTCCGGCATTGAATTCAACCTCAATACCTATATCAATGTAGCCTTACTTATTTTTTGTACTGTGCTTCTTGCTGCCGGAGGATTTATTGTAAATGATCTATTTGATGAAATATCTGATGATCACAACAAGGCTGGTAAAAAGATAATTGGGAATAAAATATCTTTCAGAGATGGACAAATAGCTTATGTAGTTCTGGTGCTGTCCGGAAATTTAATTGCACTACTTTTGTCTGTACGTTTAAATTCATTTACAGAATATTTAATTTATCCATTAATCGTTTTTTTACTTTGGCTATATTCTTATAAGCTTAAATGTACGCCCTTGGCAGGAAATGTTTTTGTTTCCATTTTTACCTCAGGGGTGATCCTAATTATTCCATTTGCTTTCAGGAATGAATTGTCTTTAAAATCAGATCAAACATTTTTAAGCTTTCTGATAGACTATAAAAATATACTTCTCATGGGTTTATTTTCATTTGGAATAAATTTATATCGTGAAGTAGTAAAAGATTTAGAAGACCTATCAGGCGATCACTTACAAGGTTGTCAAACTACTGCAATTCATTTTGGGGAGACTAAAACCCGCATAATATCTACCGTTTTAATTACATCACAATTGGCTATAACATTTATTTTAATAGAAGTAAATTTACTTAGTACTATATTAACTTCAATTCCAGCAGTTATTTTAATCACTTTACCATACACTAAAATTGGTTGGAATTATAAAATACTAAGTGGGCTGTCAAAACTATATATGATCATTGGTTTGTTGTATTTTTTAACCCTTTACCATGGATAATCTTTATGTCAATCGCAGAAAGTTAGTACTTGCTTCTGGTTCGCCAAGGAGAAAGCAACTATTGGAAGAAGCCGGATTTTGGTTTGATGTCAAACCTATTGACATTGACGAATCTTTTCCAAGTGAACTTTCAGTAGAATCAGTGGCTTCCTACATTGCTGAAAAAAAAGCAA is part of the Candidatus Vicinibacter affinis genome and encodes:
- a CDS encoding UbiA family prenyltransferase, with amino-acid sequence MDTWLNLCRWKNLSIITITQILVFLYLSRGNSGIEFNLNTYINVALLIFCTVLLAAGGFIVNDLFDEISDDHNKAGKKIIGNKISFRDGQIAYVVLVLSGNLIALLLSVRLNSFTEYLIYPLIVFLLWLYSYKLKCTPLAGNVFVSIFTSGVILIIPFAFRNELSLKSDQTFLSFLIDYKNILLMGLFSFGINLYREVVKDLEDLSGDHLQGCQTTAIHFGETKTRIISTVLITSQLAITFILIEVNLLSTILTSIPAVILITLPYTKIGWNYKILSGLSKLYMIIGLLYFLTLYHG